The following DNA comes from Erigeron canadensis isolate Cc75 chromosome 3, C_canadensis_v1, whole genome shotgun sequence.
attgtgtgtcaagctgacccaaccctgaCCCAGACACCAAagtgacccaaccccaagctgacccaaactgaCCTAACCtcaccagaccccaagctgacccaaactcaCCCAGACCCAACCtcaagctgacctaacctcaccagaccccaagctgacccaaactcaCCCAGACcataagctgacccaacctgatcaagctaacccaaactaagctgatccaactcaggctgacccaacccactgagagttgaagctgaccaagcttcacaaaactttaaattatttacgaAATtgccaccgcgttttttttttaatttagacacatgtcgcgttctgattggtcaataggaccttctctccctttgCTCCTTAACACCCTTTCTTCCAGGatcctcaccctatatatatatatatatattataagtaatatacttaaattttattttaaaatgctATGTAAgaaaaacttattcaaaattgttaatgataattataattgaAAGTTTTTAAGATGACATAATTCTTTCTTTTTAGCACATATGAAGTTTTTacgtataaaaaaaaagtcaaagttttTACTTAAATTTGTTAATTGTGGTTTTGGTGTTGACTGATAAGAAATTTATAGCTTATGACATGAATATGTTGGTGATCATTGAAAAAAGATAAGaattgaaagtaaaaaaaagtctaaaatataaaagatgtttAAGTAGCAAAATATAAAGAAGACCTGTCggcaaaaacaagaaatgtaaaaatttaaggggCAAAACTTACAGAAATCAAAGTTTGTAGGTAAAgccaaaaatcaaaagttaaaagggtaatatataaagaaataaaaatttatgatcaaaacaaaaaacggaaaatttgatttttttttcgaacattcagtcagtATGCGACATCAGGGAAAACTCACCGTAAAATGGTGAAGCATTGCACGTAccttagacaacgagatgttgaccatgggccgttacaagtattcggaggaaaaaacctCAAGaccacaaataaaaataaaatttactaTTGTTAATGTAGTTAAGGCTACATGTATTAAGGGTGGGTTAttctaaaaacaataaaaaaaaaacacacacacacaaaaactaATCTAAACCACAAACTTTATTCCTTTAGGGGCAAGGGTATAGTGGCAATTTTGTGGCTCTTTGACAAGTTTTGACTCTTTTCTAGCCAATTATATGTTGTCATGTGTACTTGCTAAAAACTTGCCAATTTATACCAAAAAATAGCCAAAAGTGATGGTGCAATAGCAAAGACTTCCCGATTTGCCAAGTTGTGTTTTCCCATGTTCCACCAaattttatattgatttttattataaaaaaaaagtacactCTCCCTTGTCAATTCTTGCTCCCAACGTATATCTTGATCTGCAATATTTGGTTGATAAAACTTGCCGATGCTTTTCGCCAAAAAGGGCCAATGGAGGGGTATAGTGAAGCAAACATGCTGCTACTTGCCGATTGattttgccgataaaacttgccgactacacccttggtccttattaaaatagtaaaattCCGCTTAGAAAACATCATATTATCATAAGCATGTGAATTGGTTTGCTCCAGTGGACTAGTGCATTAAAATAGTATACgccaaaaattttattataataaatacgCACATGTTACTTTtgtattaaaaaacaaatttgtatCACTACTACAAAAAGTAAGAAATATGTATGGATTGTCATAACAACAACAAGACGACTAcgacaacaataataataatattaataattttaaatactaatagtaataacaacaacaagacGACTACGACTACGACAacaccaataataataatattaataataataacaccaaagttaatattttaaataaaaataaaatactcataaaaataaaacaacaacaacacaataataataataatagtttctTGAGTAGGATTAACTTTGTTATACCTAAAAGTGTGAGAGTTTAAATAATATCATGGTTTCTCACTGATTTAttgtaacttttataaaaatctagTATGAgtgttgttatatataataataataataataataataataataataataataataataataataggagTAGTTTTGCTATAGCTAGAGATGTAGTAGCTCAGATAGTATCGCGGTTCCCCACTGATTTCTTGTAACTTctatgaaaatttaataaaagtagttgatatcgcctattttacacatatttattttacacgATATCAATTCGTTTATATTTGAATTATGTCATTTTTATAGactattatatttaatatgtgtttttatatgattataggCCATTGGTAACCTAACTTATAAACTGATCGATCAGTAAACCCATTTAGAGATACAAGATAATAAACATGAAGTATAACCTCTAAAAACGCAAACCAAACACCGGGAAAATAAAAGCCTTGTCGGAAACCGTTGCCATAACTTACAAGCTTCCGTCGTGTTTTCTGCTTTGTCGCGTCGTCCACAATTCCCAGCAACCATCTAAACAACTCAGCCTGTCGTGCAGCTGAAAATAAGTACTACTGTATATGAACAGTTGAGTATTTCAATCATTGAGATTGGAGCAAAAGATTTGGAGGAaagacaaataaataaataatggaaGAAAGACGGATGGAAAAGTGGATCGGCATCGGCTCATAATTTCTTAAAATGTGTGGCTATGGTTTTACTTGCAAATATGTACTTTTTCTATTCATCGAACTATGGTGATCATGTAAAATCAGTTACATGAAAGTTAAAGAGAACGGAATCCATAATCCGTAATATTAATTGCAGGAAGTAGGAAAGCAGGATAGCAtcagatttgttttttttttttacatacatattactcgtattatatatcAACGTCAATTCAATCGAGATATTAATTGGGAAGTGATCCCTACACAATATCTTTTAGCTatacacaacaaatatatacattatataattatactatacAACTATATAATGCATTCAATGTTGTATATGGCTAAAAAGTGTTGTGTAAGGATCATTTCTTATATTAATTTGGtctatgcatatatataagtgGAGACATTTTAATAAAGAGTAAATATTATTTCATGTTgctaaataataattattatttatttattatgtcaaaaattataaatatgcataataccttttttttcttccatttttgCACTATACaactaaataatttataactCGTATACGATCTAAAAACAACAACATGATTGGATCAGTGATAAACAATTTGACATCTGGAGACAGATGTCATGAGTTCAATCtttatcccatgcaaaggttggagggtctgttctaccatttaggtataacatggaagcaacctctctacttcAGTAGAGGTAAGGTTTGCCTACAACTTAACCTCCCAcatacaccgttgaggtattggggctcaaaacccgcagaaggcgaCACTGAGGAgttcctttcttttcctttccttaGTATACGATCTAAAGTAAACCGACGGTTAACGACTGCAAGCTAGATATTAATAACCAtttgattatataaataaaaagacatgatattttttgaatattgttatttataataatcAACAAAAGCAAAAGTTATGTATATCTCCAATAAGAATATGGAAGAGCTAAATAAATggtatataaaaattatcaataGAAAGAATGAATTTGTGGACAAGATTGCTTAatccatcttttttttcttcttttaacttTATTCTTATTCCCATTCAACCTGAACATGTATATAAAAaccaatgtttataaaaaaacactAACATACAATTGGTTTATAAATAATTCCACTTTTAATTAATGTGACGGGTGACGATAGAGGTTAATAGGCTTAATTTAAAAGCCATTCTAGCGGTTAGTATCTAACACGCTCTTAGTTTTCGATCAATATATTGAACAATAACACATGTTATAAATTCTTATATAAGAAGTAGCTTATCCAAATCATGATTTAAGGTATAACATATAACATGACACTCATAGATAGAACTATAAGAACTCAACGGGGATGAATTATAAAACAAGATGGAAAAGAAGACAATAAAAGTATGTATCTACAGTTTTACACAATgaaagtatatgtatttataataacttgGATTATGATAACTATAATTTGGTAGATATAGTACGAAATTTGTATTTAAATATTGAAGTTTGTTCATTTAGACCATTAGATTATCCCCTCAAAAATAAATCCACACCCTTTATTTCCCTTCCCCTTGTCTTATTCCTCCCACCAAACACAGacacacagacacacacacacacacacacacacacacacactatgactctttctctctctccccCGCTTTTCCGGCAACCACTCTCCGGCGATGGAATCTTGAACCACCAGCATCTCCACCTTTATCTCTGACCGGCGACGACGACCAACTCTtcctccttcttctccggcgatacAACCGCCGAAAAATGCAACaacttcgccggaaaacttcaaaCGCCGATAAAACCTTCGTTCcttcgaattagaacatcacacttacaccaaaacactcacaatcacaccgcgaacaaaccctgacCAGAAATTAATCCAATctatactcgccggaaaacttgaaaaactcactggaaaaattaaaaacactaagctttgttgtttctttgaattaatgcataaaacttgtaccaaatcactcagaaacacattccgcacaaaccctagccaTTAAACACTGTTTTTGAGCTCGCCGGAAAAATGATAttccaccatctcttggatcgccgcccatcaaatccataccattcccatatgcgtcccttgacggtcagtttagaacggataagggcctctggTCCGttccgtatccacccgaaaacaaaattgattaGCCGGAGAAGTCGCCGGAGAAGATTCGACGGTGTTAGTGTCTTGGTGATTACCAATCAAGTTTgatttggcttgaccaatcaaatatgattagaaaaggtcgccggagtaattcaccAGAGTAATTCGCCGGAGTAACCAATTTAAGCTTgatttggcttgaccaatcaaatatgattggacaatgtcgccggagtaaccaatcaagcttgattggctagaccaatcaaatatgactGCGCAGtcgccggagtaaccaatcatgtttgatgggattttgatgatggttgatccaagggctgagattagtcccttggtttccatcatttttaaAGGATCCATATGAATCCAACCCTTTAAATATTATAGAAGTTTTACCAACATTAGAAAACTAATAGATAAATGCATCCTATATATAATCCTATTTTTAATACAAagtaatattaaattttaataatttataaatgtcCTAATAAGTAAAGTTAGATgtgattaaataaaatttttatttaataagtatttttaatgaatttgacTAAAAATACATTTATTGTAATATAGCACCACATATGGTTTAAAACATgctacaatcctgttttagttaaTTGGTAGATCATACGTGTTTCACAACTCATTTTCTGTTAGTTTATCACACTAAACTTAATCAATTATATCatgaaacaaaatatataaaagatgatgAGGGAAAGTACTCGTAcgttgcggtggtgagatggtgggggtgataggtcatagagtgtgatatgtaataggaggtgatagatcatagagtgtgataaccaaattCCTTAGCTGTATgggctccgtcctcggatttaaaaattcgtcgaaactATATGGAATGAAATCtgtaatgaaagagcatgaagttttaagaacacccacataatttttataattaatcgatgtacggtttttgagataaaatttttttggatgaattagaagaataaaatgatttatggaggagggataagagagaaaaatgtgtattttaagatttttggagaaagaaaaaaatgagtagttgataTTTTAACTAATGGTATTATGAATCAGGggtattttagggtttttaattacttaaagttgAAATAATAGAGgaacaaactttaaaaaaataaagagaacaaatgttttataaaaaaatggagagaaaaaattttttttatatacattgtaGTAGTAGAGAGTTAGAGACTAGTAGAGACAGGGTCAAATAAactaaatctttttgttattcataggaagaaaaaaaaaaaactaatttggGGTAGAAGTATCCTGCAAAGAGAAATACAAATACTGTAAATGGAAAACCCGACCCATACTTTCTGATTATCATCTTCATTATTTCTTGATTTCTTCTTTCTATCTATCCATGGCGGCGATTAACCTCtcaccaccaccaaaacccaCCACCTCTTTATCTTCCTCTCATACTTACACTCACACCCCTCCAAAAACCTTATCTTTCCACTTCACACCCCCTTTCAAAAACCTTTCCTTTTTCTCCTCTCTGTCTCTTAAACCCAAAACCCGTCGTCAAAGAAGTCATCTCCTTGTTGTTTACTCTGTCGGGAAGCTGTCAGAGACAGAACTGGTCCCTGTTACCTCGGAATCCGATGATGCCGTGTTTCCATCTGTTGCTGGTGTGTATGCAGTTTATGATAAAAATGGTGAGTTGCAGTTTGTTGGGTTGTCAAGAAACATCCAATCGAGTGTCGTATTTCATCGAAAATCGGTTCCTGACCTTTGTGCTTCTATAAAGGTACTTACTTTCATTTTACCCATTTCATAATTTTTGCTACTTCTTTACActtacatatttaattatttatagacctcatatgtatatacatacatagacGTAGCCCGTAAACCAGGATTTAAAGTGACCCGTAACACGAATTGAAAATCAATtagaatttgttttataaaaagcCTTATGTAACGAAGGACGGTTATCCCAATATCTCAAACTTGTAACACCAACAAAGAATGAACACATTTTGAAAGAATTCACATTTCAAAATTGAGTGGACCATAGGCCAGGCTACCCTGTTGCTTATAGCTAGTTAGTAGTAGCTAAGATATCCCCAttagtataaataaattaagctaGCATAAATGAATTTTGGAAGTGGTTCTTCATTCTTGTCACTTTGTTTAGgatatgttatatttttttagatgaaTGTATGTTTTGGTTTAGAATTTTTGTGTACTTGTTATGAATTGGATGTCAATAGTGTTAGCATAAATACTTGTTAGTGGGCATAAAGGTAACCGGATAcatgtaaaagataaaatagGAAGTTTATTCTATGCAATAAAGGTTTTGACAGTCTGATACCTACTTAAAACATACATCTATAAAGTGAAACACAACTCGTCGAaattaaacttgaaaacataCGATTGTTCAATTACCAAACacaatacatacataatatTTCCAATGGCTCCTCTGAACACCTCTTGTATTTCTAAATAGTAGAGATAGAGGATATAAAAGTCACTTCAATGGCTCCTCTATGTTAAGTTAAGAGAAACTTTTAGAGGAAGCCAgttttttctctatatatagagGAACACTATTCTTCTTCTGAAactatttttttcaatataaatgTCTGTTAGTTTGCAAAAATGTGAACTAATAAAGCTTCAACTAATTTTCGAGTATGGCTTATAAAGTTGGTTGGAGATGAGTTTTTTTTAGAGGAGGAATATGCCAAATAGATACTCCTTTTTCTCTATAGATGGAAATAGACATAGAGGCATGGTTGGAGTTGGCATTAAAACAAGTCAGCGTGTACATCTTATTCAGTTTTTCTTCATTAAGTCCTATATGGCGATGTACGATAGTTTTatacttgtatagttgtatgcATTAAGCTCTGAATGAATTAGTGTTGCCCACTTTTTATGCTTAGAGTCTGTCTTTAATGGTGAAGGAATAGTCAGAATGAGAGTAAATGACAATTTTACCCTGTAGCATGCATCAACAAGTATTGAATGGTCGGTTCTCTTACTGCTTACCTATCATTAAGGAAAATGATGCCGGGAGTGTGTGTTAATACTTAATACTCTTCGCCAAATTTAGAGATTTATATGTAGTCTTTCATTTACCTTACTTTGATGGTCATTGATTTCTATTTGCCtagtttcttttgaaattatggGAAATAGCTGCATATGATACTATAACTTACatttttccaaaaacttttattaCATATGTGAAGTATACTATGCATTGTTGTTATGTGGAAGTGATTTTCAAGTATCTTTATGCATTTTCTTGATGTAGAAGTAATACAAGTGGTTGACGAAGATAGGGGTTTGAAACACGTAAGGCATGTGACTAGCACTTTAGCTTTTGACCCTTGTCGCCTTTTAAAACCAAGGTTTTAGTTATGTAATACATATGGTATCTGTACCAcggtatttttttttggtttaacaTTCAATGGGTTGTGTTTACTTttgattgtttatgttttaagcATGTAATGTTTCAGTAAGTGTTTAAGAATGGCATGGTGTTTTGTTACAGTTTAGCAGTTTATGGTATTCAATGTCTTCGGTATGAAATTATCTAAATTCGTTCTGTTTACATTTACCATGTTATGGTATTTCATGTTGTTGGTATCAAATTTTCTATATTGGTTAGAAGTTTTGTCAAGGTTGTAACTTGTAAATATCGCTTTTCAGTATCGTCTCGGTCGaccaccgataagcgatatatcggggatatataAGCCGAGATAACTGAGATTTACaacaatgagttttgtgcagaaAACATTGGATAAAATATGATTGTTGGCATGGGTGGATCAACTCTAGCAAAGAAACCGCACtttaatttctaaaaaattCAATTTCACATGTTGCAATAATTTTTAGCTCAGTTGTTCATTCTTATGGTTTAAAGATAATTCATTGCTGATAAGACAAGATTTTCTAAATGTTCATTTCTCTTCCTCATTATGAGAATTTGTTATCATGTTTGCCCATAGGCCATTGTATGTGTAATTGCTAGTTTACCATAATGTCTAtgccaaaaattaaaaataatactacAATGACGCAAGGCCTGTTAGCTATGTTCAGAAATTAGGAATATCAATGTAGACTAAGGAGTTAGTTCCCACTTCAGTTAAAGTAATGTGTCATGCCCAAGCAGTTTAGGTTGCCAATAACATGGCGTGAGCTTCTGCAGCTAGTGTGATGACAAAGTTGTCCAAATTCCAAAATGTGTCACACCCGAAAGAATAGTTGCACCTACTTGTTATTGTCTTATGAATCCCTACCCTGCTCTTCTATCACCAGGCGAAATGATGCATCAGAGGTAAATATGAGTATAATGTGTGTTGGCTTGATATAGCCTGTGAACTCTTCAGTCTTTATTAACTGTTATAAtgaaataatcatttttttgtAAGCAACAAAAGATACTATCTATGAGAATGAAAAAACATTATGCTAGGCTCGTTAGTAATTGTTAGGGTGTGCTCACAAAGGTTGTTAGAATGATGAGCATTTTGACACGAAGGTAATATGAGCATACTGCAAAAGCTCTTATCTTAATCGATCCATATTCTTGAGATTGTGCTATGATGAATATTTACTATTTGATATTATTCACAACATAAACTAGGCTCAAATCATTATCTTTTTTGGCATAATTTAATAGGTGGGAGTGGTGGATAATCCCGATAGAACAACACTAACCGAAGCATGGAAATCTTGGATGGAAGAACACATAGATGTCACAGGAAAAGTACCCCCAGGCAATGAAAAAGGGAACACTACATGGGTCCGGCAAGTACCTAAGCAAAAGGCCGATCTAAGAATAAAACCAGGGCGAAACACACAACTAACAGTTCCTCTAGAGGAGTTAATTGACCGTATGGTAAAAGAAAACAAGGTGGTGGCTTTCATCAAGGGATCAAGAACGGCGCCACAATGTGGATTCTCACAAAGGGTTGTTGGTATTTTGGAATCAGAAGGTGTGGATTATGAGAGTGTAGATGTGTTGGATGAAGAACATAATAGTGGATTGAGAGAGACCCTCAAGAGCTATAGCAATTGGCCTACTTTCCCACAAGTTTTTGTGAATGGTGAGTTGGTTGGAGGGTGCGATATATTGTCTTCTATGCATGAAAAAGGTGAGCTTGCTGGTCTGTTTAAGAAATGAACAGCAACCAGGTCATGTATTATTTCTTGTAGTACATTTTTATGAGTCAGTGCAGATGGTCCTATTTATATCTTCTCAAACttcatattaatttaaaatatatgcta
Coding sequences within:
- the LOC122593627 gene encoding bifunctional monothiol glutaredoxin-S16, chloroplastic; translated protein: MAAINLSPPPKPTTSLSSSHTYTHTPPKTLSFHFTPPFKNLSFFSSLSLKPKTRRQRSHLLVVYSVGKLSETELVPVTSESDDAVFPSVAGVYAVYDKNGELQFVGLSRNIQSSVVFHRKSVPDLCASIKVGVVDNPDRTTLTEAWKSWMEEHIDVTGKVPPGNEKGNTTWVRQVPKQKADLRIKPGRNTQLTVPLEELIDRMVKENKVVAFIKGSRTAPQCGFSQRVVGILESEGVDYESVDVLDEEHNSGLRETLKSYSNWPTFPQVFVNGELVGGCDILSSMHEKGELAGLFKK